A window of Candidatus Atribacteria bacterium contains these coding sequences:
- a CDS encoding flavodoxin family protein, which translates to MMIPKVVGIVGSPRKEMNTDTFVTNALKGARSVGAETEKIYLNDLEIKPCQACDRFPAPDYCFYRDGMEKIYDALETADALVIGAPAYFGTFSAQLKLLIDRSNCLAEMVTLPDGKLIFKTRLEKRKKGLFIWVANISRNPEHALESIRIWCKYFANIELVDALIITESDRGEGAKKREELLHKAFELGVSLGRG; encoded by the coding sequence ATGATGATTCCAAAAGTAGTGGGAATTGTAGGTAGTCCCCGGAAAGAGATGAATACTGACACCTTTGTAACGAATGCCCTGAAGGGTGCCCGGTCCGTTGGTGCAGAAACAGAGAAGATCTACCTCAATGATCTGGAAATAAAACCCTGCCAAGCTTGTGACAGGTTTCCCGCTCCTGATTACTGTTTCTATCGAGATGGAATGGAAAAAATTTATGACGCGCTGGAAACTGCTGATGCTCTGGTTATTGGGGCGCCTGCCTATTTTGGTACCTTTAGCGCTCAATTGAAATTGCTCATTGATCGCTCAAATTGCCTTGCAGAGATGGTTACACTCCCTGATGGTAAATTAATATTCAAGACGAGGTTGGAGAAAAGAAAGAAAGGCCTCTTTATCTGGGTGGCGAACATTTCGAGAAATCCTGAACACGCACTGGAATCAATAAGAATCTGGTGCAAATATTTCGCTAATATTGAATTAGTAGATGCTTTAATTATTACGGAGTCTGACCGTGGAGAAGGGGCTAAAAAGCGGGAAGAACTGCTCCATAAAGCTTTTGAATTAGGGGTATCTTTGGGACGAGGGTAG
- a CDS encoding M48 family peptidase: MKIKKIIRSKRKSIAMHINNEALLIVRAPFHVSEEAINQVVLRYKKRLEKIQKEVQARNLKFNKKEFINGERFLYLGNYFPLKLVDNQEIRLNFENEFFLSKKYLDYAKDIFIIWYKRRANEIIPQRVRLYAQKRGLEYNKVNITHAKKRWGSCSHQGNLSFTWRLIMAPLPIIDSVVVHELIHLEVKNHSKEFWDKVKILDPKYREHKEWLKNNGSLLRFE; the protein is encoded by the coding sequence ATAAAAATTAAAAAGATAATACGTTCAAAGAGAAAAAGCATTGCAATGCATATAAATAATGAAGCCTTATTGATAGTAAGAGCACCTTTTCATGTAAGTGAAGAAGCGATCAATCAAGTTGTTTTAAGATATAAAAAAAGGTTGGAGAAAATCCAAAAAGAAGTACAAGCCAGGAATTTGAAATTTAATAAAAAAGAATTTATTAACGGAGAAAGATTCCTTTATCTGGGGAATTATTTCCCTCTAAAGTTAGTGGATAATCAAGAGATACGGTTAAATTTTGAGAATGAATTTTTTCTTTCAAAAAAATATTTAGACTATGCAAAGGATATTTTTATTATTTGGTACAAAAGAAGAGCAAATGAAATCATTCCTCAGAGAGTTAGATTATATGCGCAAAAAAGGGGATTGGAATATAATAAAGTCAATATTACCCATGCGAAAAAGAGATGGGGTTCTTGCTCTCACCAAGGCAATTTAAGTTTTACCTGGCGGTTGATTATGGCTCCTTTACCTATTATCGATTCTGTTGTTGTTCATGAGCTCATACATCTTGAAGTAAAAAATCATTCAAAAGAATTTTGGGATAAAGTGAAAATCTTAGATCCGAAATATAGAGAACATAAAGAATGGTTAAAAAATAACGGATCTTTATTGAGGTTTGAATAA